TGCTCAACGCGCTGATCGACCGCCCGGAGTCGCTGGCCTTCGACCCGATGCTGGTCAAGCGGCTGCGTCGGCTGCGGGCCTCCCGGCAGAAGGCGCGCTCGGCGCGCCGCCTCGGCTTCGACCTCTGACGTCTGACGTCTGACGGTTCTGGCCTATCGTCGGGGTCGTGGCGGACGCGGGAGGAACCGGGACGAACGCGACGGATCCCGATCGTCGCCGGCCCCGTTCCCGGGCGCACGCCCGGCGCGGGATCGGCAGCTACGTGTTCCCCGCGGTGGTCGGCGGCGCGGCCCTGATCGCCATCACGGTCGGCATCGTCGGCTGGGTGCGCCCGCTCGCCTCGGACAGTGCGGCGGCCAGCCACTCCCCGGTGCCGATCCCGCGGGCGTCGACCACCGCGGTCCACCCGACGCCGCTGCCGACGCCGTCCCCGGCCAGCCCCAGCACCGTGCCGTCGCCCACCCGGACCGCCGCACCCACCCCGACCCCGAAGCCGACTCCCACACCGACCGTCACGGCGGCCACCAGGCCCGCGGTGGTCGTGCTCAACCAGACCGCCGCAGTCGGGCTGGCGGCCACGGTGGCGGCCCGGCTGCGCAGCGCCGGCTGGGTGGTGCCGGCCGTCGGCAACTACCGGGGTGCGGTGCCCAGCACCACGGTCTTCTACCCGGCCGGGAGGCAACCGGCGGCGCAGTCCCTCGCGAAGGTCCTCGGGGTGACCCGCACCGACCCCCTGCTGGCCGGCATGAGCACCAGCCGGCTGACCGTCGTCCTCACCAGCAACCCGTTCGGCTAGCCGTGGGGCTGCTGCTGCCGCTGCCCCGGACGGCGACCGGCCGGGCCGGGCTCGACGCGGTGCTGGCCGACCCGGCCGGTGCGCTGCTCGGCTGCGACTACGACGGCACCCTGGCGCCGATCGTGGCCGACCCGGCCCGGGCCTGGCCGCAGCCGGGCGCGGTGCCGGCGCTGGTCGACCTGGCCGACCGGCTCGGTCACCTCGCCGTGGTCAGCGGCCGGCCGGCGGCCAGCGCCGTGCAGGTCGGCGGGCTGGGCGACGTCCCCGGTCTGGTCGTGTACGGGCTGTACGGCGCGGAGCGATGGGCCGCAGGTGCCCTGCACGCCTCGGTGCGTCCGGCCGCGCTGGACGCCGTCCAGCCGTTCCTGGCCGGCCTGGTCGAGACCCTCGCGCCCGGCTCCCGGATCGAGGACAAGGGGGCGGCGCTGGCGGTGCACGTGCGCGGCTCGTCGCAGCCGCAGCACGACCTGGCGGTGCTGCGGCCCGCCCTCCAGGCGCTGGCGCACCGGCACGGGCTGGTGCTCGAGCCCGGACGGCTGGTGCTCGAGCTGCGGCCACCCGACGCCGACAAGGGCCGCACGCTGGACCGGCACGTCACCGAGGTGGCCGCCCGCAGCGTGCTGTTCATCGGCGACGACCTGGGTGACCTGGCCGCGTTCGAGGTGGTCGAGCGGCTGCGCGGGCGCGGGGTGGCCGGGCTGACCGTGGCCAGCGCCTCGGCCGAGACGCCGGAGGTGGCCGAGCGGGCCGACCTGGTGGTGGACGGCCCGGCCGGAGTGGTCGAGCTGCTGAGCGCGCTGGCTCAGGCGCTCGCCTGAGCGGCCGCGAAGGCCTGCAGCGCGGCCAGCGACTCCGGCCGGATGGAGGGGCGCACCGTGGCCAGTGCCTGCTCCACGTGCGCGGCCGTGACGGTCGAGGCGGCGGTCGACTCGCGCATGGCGGCCAGGGCGGCCTCCCGGACGATCGCGGTGAGGTCGGCCGCGGAGTACCCCTCGGTCCGCCCGGCCACGGCCGTCAGCTCCACGGCCGGGTCGAGCGGGGTGCGCCGCGCGGCCGCCCGCAGGATGTCCGCGCGGGCGGCCGCGTCCGGCGGGGCCACGTACACCAGGCGGTCCAGCCGCCCGGGCCGCAGCAGCGCGGGGTCGACCCGGTCGGGGCGGTTGGTGGCCGCCACCACGACCACGTCCCGCAGCGTCTCGATGCCGTCCAGCTCGGTGAGCAGCGCCGCCACGACGCGATCGCTGACGCCCGAGTCGCTGCCCTGCCCCCGCGGCGGCGCCAGCGCGTCCACCTCGTCGAGGAAGATCAGGGCCGGTGCCGCCTGCCGGGCCCGCCGGAACAGCTCCCGAACCCCCCGCTCGGACTCCCCGACCCACTTCGACAGCAGCTCGGCGCCCCTGACCGGCAGCACGTTCGCCTTCCCGGTCCCGGCGAGGGCCCGGATCAGGAAGGTCTTGCCGCAGCCGGGCGGTCCGTACAGCAGCACGCCGTGCGGCGGGGTCACCCCGAGCCGGTCGAAGGTGTCCGGGTAGGCGAGCGGCCAGAGCACCGTCTCGGTCAGCACCTGCTTGACCTCGGCCAGGTCCCCGACGTCGTCCAAGGTGAGGTCCGGGGTGTCCAGGGCCTGCCCGGCCAAGGCGGTGGGCCGCACCACCGCCAGCGCCGCCGCGAAGTCGGCCGCCGCCACCCGGGGGACGCCGTCCGGCTGCTGGTCGCGCTGGCGGTGCGCGGCGCGCAGCGCGGCCTCCCTGGCCAGCGACTCCAGGTCGGCGAGCACGAAGCCGGGGGTGCGGCCGGCCAGGTCGTCCAGCGCCACGTCGGCGTCCAGCGGCATGCCCAGGGTGAGGTGCCCGAGCATCGCCCGCCGCTGGTCGCGGGTGGGCAGCGACAGCAGCACCTCCCGCTCGAGCAGGCCCGGCCCGCGCAGCGTCGCTGACACCTGCTCCGGCTGGGAGGTGGTGCACACCACGGCCACCCGCGCGTCGGCGACCAGCGCGCGGATGACGTCGACCAGGGGACCGAGCAAAGGGGCCGGGGCGTTCTGGTCGGCCGGTGCCAGCGCGTCGACGTCCTCGACGAGCAGC
The genomic region above belongs to Actinomycetes bacterium and contains:
- a CDS encoding LytR C-terminal domain-containing protein; the encoded protein is MLNQTAAVGLAATVAARLRSAGWVVPAVGNYRGAVPSTTVFYPAGRQPAAQSLAKVLGVTRTDPLLAGMSTSRLTVVLTSNPFG
- the otsB gene encoding trehalose-phosphatase, with the protein product MLLPLPRTATGRAGLDAVLADPAGALLGCDYDGTLAPIVADPARAWPQPGAVPALVDLADRLGHLAVVSGRPAASAVQVGGLGDVPGLVVYGLYGAERWAAGALHASVRPAALDAVQPFLAGLVETLAPGSRIEDKGAALAVHVRGSSQPQHDLAVLRPALQALAHRHGLVLEPGRLVLELRPPDADKGRTLDRHVTEVAARSVLFIGDDLGDLAAFEVVERLRGRGVAGLTVASASAETPEVAERADLVVDGPAGVVELLSALAQALA
- a CDS encoding AAA family ATPase produces the protein MADVTLQALGLRPWDPVRLSGGRVTGALVALAPPGTDSRLLLCDELTLRNLQVPADGDVEVRRAVEQPTRRLVLSGPAEVAGAVPPELLRLALLGKVVTRGDQVSLLPQDFALPDGTDRGAVDRARRAIAGEVDAWRTIDLLAMDADPAEPSILTIGTAVGWAGGRATDGSATPLVVPPPVVPQPTPASQPAAVVPGLEDSFAALREPLDLAFHHADLLARLGTRPQVGLLVVGPAGSGKASVVTAAAAATGAQMVRVWGPRLAGLDPAAAVAELTSAVQGVRAKTPAVLLVEDVDALAPADQNAPAPLLGPLVDVIRALVADARVAVVCTTSQPEQVSATLRGPGLLEREVLLSLPTRDQRRAMLGHLTLGMPLDADVALDDLAGRTPGFVLADLESLAREAALRAAHRQRDQQPDGVPRVAAADFAAALAVVRPTALAGQALDTPDLTLDDVGDLAEVKQVLTETVLWPLAYPDTFDRLGVTPPHGVLLYGPPGCGKTFLIRALAGTGKANVLPVRGAELLSKWVGESERGVRELFRRARQAAPALIFLDEVDALAPPRGQGSDSGVSDRVVAALLTELDGIETLRDVVVVAATNRPDRVDPALLRPGRLDRLVYVAPPDAAARADILRAAARRTPLDPAVELTAVAGRTEGYSAADLTAIVREAALAAMRESTAASTVTAAHVEQALATVRPSIRPESLAALQAFAAAQASA